A region of Rhizorhabdus wittichii RW1 DNA encodes the following proteins:
- a CDS encoding branched-chain alpha-keto acid dehydrogenase E1 component (PFAM: Transketolase, central region; Transketolase domain protein), translated as MAQMNMIQALNSALDVMLGNDPNVLIFGEDVGYFGGVFRVTDGLQKKHGLTRCFDAPISEGGIIATAIGMGAYGLRPVPEIQFADYILPAYDQLVSEAARLRYRSGGEFSAPITVRSPYGGGIFGGQTHSQSPEAVFAHITGLKTVIPSNPHDAKGLLIASIECDDPVIFLEPKRLYNGPFDGRHDRQLRTWAGHAAGEVPEGHYTVPLGKAATVREGKDVTVIAYGTMVHVALGAIEESGIDAELIDLRSIVPLDIDAITASVERTGRCVIVHEASRFGGFGGELSALVQERCFYRLKSPIERVAGWDTPYPHAFEWDYFVGPARIAAALDRAMEA; from the coding sequence ATGGCGCAGATGAACATGATCCAGGCGCTCAACTCGGCGCTCGACGTGATGTTAGGTAATGACCCCAATGTATTGATATTCGGGGAGGATGTCGGCTATTTCGGCGGTGTCTTCCGTGTCACCGACGGGCTCCAGAAGAAACATGGGCTGACCCGCTGCTTCGACGCGCCGATCTCCGAAGGCGGGATCATCGCCACCGCGATCGGCATGGGCGCCTATGGGTTGCGGCCGGTGCCGGAGATCCAGTTCGCCGACTATATCCTGCCTGCCTATGACCAGCTGGTGTCGGAGGCGGCGCGGCTCCGCTATCGATCGGGCGGCGAATTCTCCGCGCCGATCACGGTGCGATCGCCCTATGGCGGCGGCATCTTCGGCGGCCAGACCCATAGCCAGAGCCCCGAGGCGGTGTTCGCGCACATCACCGGGTTGAAGACGGTGATCCCGTCCAACCCCCATGACGCCAAGGGCCTGCTGATCGCGTCGATCGAATGCGACGATCCGGTCATCTTCCTGGAGCCCAAGCGCCTCTACAACGGCCCGTTCGACGGCCGCCACGACCGGCAACTCCGGACCTGGGCCGGCCATGCAGCGGGCGAGGTGCCCGAGGGCCATTACACCGTGCCGCTCGGCAAGGCGGCGACGGTGCGCGAGGGCAAGGACGTCACCGTCATCGCTTACGGCACGATGGTCCATGTCGCGCTGGGCGCGATCGAGGAGAGCGGGATCGACGCCGAGCTGATCGACCTCCGCTCGATCGTCCCGCTCGACATCGACGCGATCACCGCCTCGGTCGAGCGCACCGGCCGCTGCGTGATCGTCCATGAGGCGTCGCGCTTCGGCGGCTTCGGTGGCGAGCTGTCGGCGCTGGTGCAGGAGCGCTGCTTCTACCGCCTCAAGAGCCCGATCGAGCGGGTCGCGGGCTGGGACACGCCCTATCCGCACGCCTTCGAATGGGATTATTTCGTCGGCCCCGCCCGGATCGCGGCCGCCCTCGACCGCGCGATGGAGGCCTGA
- a CDS encoding monooxygenase, FAD-binding (PFAM: monooxygenase, FAD-binding; FAD dependent oxidoreductase): MTDVRYGHVWRSIGPSPRPATTADEAPVVIAGAGPVGLAMALDLGRRGHRVVVLTRLAHIAGGSKAICFSKRSLDIMDRLGVGQRMVDKGVTWNVGKVFWKDRPDPVYQFDLLPVKDQRRPAFINLQQYYVEEYLVDALAELPGVEIRWGHEVRGVASHDGGVSIEVGTAEGGYAIEAGWLIACDGNRSPIRNMLGLDFEGRVFEDNFLIADIRIKEDRPAERWFWFDPPFNPGKSALFHRQPDDVWRLDFQLGWNIDRETCVEDANVERYIRAMLGPDVAFEKEWYSVYTFQCRRMARFVHGRVIFAGDSAHLVSPFGARGCNGGFADIDNLGWKLDLVLGGASSELLESYNDEAIVTADENILNSTRSTDFLTPKSEISETFRDAVLGLAAEHGFARPIVNSGRLSTAISYPDSALSTPDEDDWTGGVAPGSPALDAPLGEGWLLGGLGDRFVLLHAGSADAAPEGLDAVAIDGDIALARYGLEAGGAYLIRPDHYVAARWRRPDAAKIARALARAQGGDPR; this comes from the coding sequence ATGACCGACGTCCGTTACGGGCATGTCTGGCGCAGCATCGGGCCGTCGCCACGGCCCGCCACGACGGCCGACGAAGCGCCGGTCGTCATCGCGGGGGCCGGCCCGGTCGGCCTCGCCATGGCGCTCGACCTCGGCCGGCGCGGGCACCGCGTCGTCGTGCTGACCCGGCTCGCCCATATCGCCGGGGGCTCCAAGGCGATCTGCTTCTCGAAGCGCTCGCTCGACATCATGGACCGGCTCGGCGTCGGCCAGCGCATGGTCGACAAGGGCGTGACCTGGAACGTCGGCAAGGTGTTCTGGAAGGACCGGCCCGATCCGGTCTACCAGTTCGACCTGCTGCCGGTGAAGGACCAGCGCCGCCCGGCCTTCATCAACCTCCAGCAATATTATGTGGAGGAATATCTCGTCGACGCGCTCGCCGAGCTACCCGGCGTCGAGATCCGCTGGGGGCATGAGGTGCGCGGCGTCGCGTCCCATGACGGCGGCGTCTCGATCGAGGTCGGCACGGCCGAGGGCGGCTATGCGATCGAGGCCGGCTGGCTGATCGCCTGCGACGGCAACCGCTCGCCGATCCGCAATATGCTGGGGCTCGATTTCGAGGGCCGCGTCTTCGAGGACAATTTCCTGATCGCCGACATCCGGATCAAGGAGGATCGCCCGGCCGAGCGCTGGTTCTGGTTCGATCCCCCGTTCAATCCGGGCAAGTCGGCGCTGTTCCACCGCCAGCCCGACGACGTCTGGCGGCTCGACTTCCAGCTCGGCTGGAACATCGACCGCGAGACGTGCGTCGAGGACGCGAATGTCGAACGCTACATCCGCGCGATGCTCGGCCCCGACGTGGCGTTCGAGAAGGAATGGTACAGCGTCTACACCTTCCAGTGCCGCCGCATGGCGCGCTTCGTCCATGGCCGGGTGATCTTCGCCGGGGACAGCGCGCATCTGGTGTCGCCGTTCGGCGCGCGCGGCTGCAACGGCGGGTTCGCCGATATCGACAATCTCGGCTGGAAGCTCGACCTGGTGCTGGGCGGAGCGAGCTCCGAGCTGCTCGAAAGCTATAATGACGAGGCGATCGTCACGGCCGACGAAAATATCCTGAACTCAACGCGTTCGACCGACTTTCTGACACCGAAGAGCGAGATCAGCGAGACATTCCGCGACGCCGTGCTCGGGCTGGCGGCGGAGCACGGTTTCGCCCGGCCGATCGTCAATTCGGGGCGGTTGTCGACCGCGATCAGCTATCCCGACAGCGCGCTCAGCACGCCCGACGAGGACGACTGGACCGGCGGCGTCGCCCCCGGCTCGCCCGCGCTCGACGCCCCGCTCGGCGAGGGCTGGCTGCTCGGCGGGCTGGGCGACCGCTTCGTGCTGCTCCATGCGGGCAGCGCGGATGCCGCGCCCGAGGGGCTCGACGCGGTCGCGATCGACGGCGACATCGCGCTGGCCCGCTACGGGCTGGAGGCGGGCGGCGCCTATCTGATCCGCCCCGACCATTATGTCGCGGCGCGCTGGCGCAGGCCCGACGCCGCCAAGATCGCCCGCGCGCTCGCCCGGGCCCAGGGAGGCGACCCGCGATGA
- a CDS encoding branched-chain alpha-keto acid dehydrogenase E2 component (PFAM: biotin/lipoyl attachment domain-containing protein; catalytic domain of components of various dehydrogenase complexes; E3 binding domain protein) → MGRYLFRMPDVGEGVAEAEIIAWHVKPGDSIAEDQSLVDVMTDKATVDMTSPVAGTVVALHGEIGELRAVGSTLVELEVEGEGNGADAPAVVVVEAAAPVVEAAPAPPVIAAPKAVQPPSAQPAFATRTPGQEPLAAPATRRRAHELGIALQYVPGTGPGGRITSEDLDRYVETGGALAAGGAGRLTPRTGGSDVRIVGMRRKIAEKMQEAKRRIPHITYVEECDLTELEALRADLNAHREEGQPKLTLLPFFIRALARVLPRFPQVNARYDDDAGVLHQSDAIHLGIATQTPAGLLVPVIRHAEALDLRALAEEIARLSKAARDGSATREEMSGATITITSLGTLGGVTSTPIVNHPEVAIIGPNKLVERPTVQGSFVTVRKMMNLSSSFDHRIVDGYDAALFVQQLKRLLEHPALIFMD, encoded by the coding sequence ATGGGGCGCTACCTGTTCCGCATGCCCGACGTCGGCGAGGGCGTCGCCGAGGCGGAGATCATCGCCTGGCACGTCAAGCCGGGCGACAGCATCGCCGAGGACCAGAGCTTGGTCGACGTGATGACCGACAAGGCGACCGTCGACATGACCTCGCCCGTCGCGGGCACCGTCGTCGCGCTGCACGGCGAGATCGGCGAGCTGCGCGCGGTCGGATCGACGCTGGTCGAGCTGGAGGTCGAAGGCGAGGGCAACGGCGCCGATGCGCCGGCCGTCGTCGTCGTCGAAGCGGCGGCTCCGGTCGTCGAGGCTGCGCCGGCGCCTCCCGTCATTGCCGCTCCCAAGGCCGTGCAGCCGCCGTCCGCCCAACCCGCTTTCGCGACGCGGACGCCGGGACAGGAGCCGCTCGCCGCCCCGGCGACACGGCGGCGCGCGCACGAACTGGGGATCGCGCTGCAATATGTGCCGGGCACCGGCCCCGGCGGGCGGATCACCTCCGAGGACCTCGACCGCTATGTCGAGACGGGCGGCGCGCTCGCGGCGGGCGGGGCGGGGCGCCTGACGCCGCGCACCGGCGGCAGCGACGTCCGCATCGTCGGCATGCGCCGCAAGATCGCCGAGAAGATGCAGGAGGCGAAGCGCCGCATTCCCCACATCACCTATGTCGAGGAATGCGACCTGACCGAGTTGGAGGCGCTGCGCGCCGACCTCAACGCGCACCGCGAGGAGGGACAGCCCAAGCTCACCCTGCTGCCCTTCTTCATCCGCGCGCTGGCCCGCGTCCTGCCGCGCTTCCCGCAGGTCAACGCGCGCTATGACGACGACGCGGGCGTGCTCCACCAGTCGGACGCGATCCACCTCGGCATCGCCACCCAGACGCCGGCGGGCCTGCTCGTCCCCGTCATCCGCCACGCCGAGGCGCTCGACCTCCGGGCCCTGGCGGAGGAGATCGCCCGGCTCAGCAAGGCCGCGCGCGACGGCAGCGCGACCCGCGAGGAGATGTCGGGCGCGACGATCACCATCACCTCGCTCGGCACGCTCGGCGGCGTCACATCGACCCCGATCGTCAACCATCCCGAGGTCGCGATCATCGGTCCCAACAAGCTGGTCGAGCGGCCGACGGTGCAGGGCAGCTTCGTCACGGTGCGCAAGATGATGAACCTGTCCTCCTCCTTCGATCACCGCATCGTCGACGGCTACGACGCCGCGCTGTTCGTCCAGCAGCTCAAGCGCCTGCTCGAGCATCCCGCCCTCATCTTCATGGACTGA
- a CDS encoding regulatory protein, LuxR (SMART: regulatory protein, LuxR), translated as MPEPVDPNVGAALIEAAGRETFGDVLLAAAQRYDFVEEVFAYRLGADGKPRVVASSSGLDRSDERAEIFARRFYRDDPARGIWAETPVGAVFARRVHASQILLHDYRAICFDKPAFADKLCFGWRGSEESLFLSMYRRGVAEWQGAARLAALASVALSAIAQKPHQPEASLADRLERRLARVHPDLRGRELQVCARTLAGRNADEIAAELGIGRATVLTYRQRAYQRYGFSGVSEFLPAIID; from the coding sequence TTGCCCGAACCGGTGGACCCCAATGTCGGCGCGGCGCTGATCGAGGCGGCGGGCCGCGAGACGTTCGGCGACGTGCTGCTGGCGGCGGCGCAGCGCTACGACTTCGTCGAGGAGGTGTTCGCCTATCGGCTCGGCGCTGACGGCAAGCCGCGGGTCGTCGCCTCGTCGAGCGGGCTCGACCGCTCGGACGAGCGGGCGGAGATTTTCGCCCGCCGCTTCTACCGCGACGATCCGGCGCGCGGCATCTGGGCGGAGACCCCGGTCGGCGCGGTGTTCGCGCGGCGGGTCCATGCCAGCCAGATATTGCTGCACGACTATCGTGCGATCTGTTTCGACAAGCCGGCCTTCGCCGACAAGCTCTGCTTCGGCTGGCGCGGCAGCGAGGAGAGCCTGTTCCTCAGCATGTACCGGCGCGGCGTCGCCGAATGGCAGGGCGCGGCGCGGCTGGCGGCGCTCGCCAGCGTGGCGCTGTCGGCGATCGCGCAGAAGCCGCACCAGCCGGAGGCCAGCCTTGCCGACCGGCTCGAACGGCGGCTGGCGCGCGTCCATCCCGACCTGCGCGGCCGCGAGTTGCAGGTCTGCGCGCGGACCCTGGCGGGCCGCAACGCCGACGAGATCGCGGCCGAGTTGGGGATTGGCCGGGCGACGGTGCTGACCTATCGTCAGCGCGCCTATCAGCGTTACGGCTTCTCGGGGGTCAGCGAATTCCTGCCGGCGATCATCGACTGA
- a CDS encoding beta-lactamase domain protein (PFAM: beta-lactamase domain protein), which produces MAKPFASSADLAEKKETLEILADGVYALTAEGDPNVGAIEGEDFLVCFEARATPAAARDWLAKLREHTDKPIKYLVLTHYHAVRVLGASAFGAEQIITSETTRKLIEERGKQDWDSEYGRMPRLFKQPEEIPGLTWPTKTFEDAFSIELGGDRGRIDLQFCGRGHTAGDIVAWHEKSRTLFAGDLVEAEAALYTGDAFHFDWSSGTLDKVKAYRSENLIGGRGAVAKGVAATDAAVEQTREFLKVMIEQTGAVHKRGGTLKEAFEATHAALGPKFGRWPIFEHCLPFDVQRLWDEFDGIDWPRIWTMERDREVWDLLQG; this is translated from the coding sequence ATGGCCAAGCCCTTCGCATCGTCGGCCGACCTTGCCGAGAAGAAAGAAACCCTCGAGATCCTCGCCGACGGCGTCTACGCGCTGACCGCCGAGGGCGACCCCAATGTCGGCGCGATCGAGGGCGAGGATTTCCTCGTCTGCTTCGAGGCGCGCGCCACCCCGGCCGCCGCGCGCGACTGGCTGGCCAAGCTGCGCGAGCACACCGACAAGCCGATCAAATATCTGGTGCTGACCCATTATCACGCGGTCCGCGTGCTGGGCGCGAGCGCGTTCGGCGCCGAGCAGATCATCACCAGCGAGACGACCCGCAAGCTGATCGAGGAGCGCGGCAAGCAGGATTGGGACAGCGAATATGGCCGCATGCCGCGCCTGTTCAAGCAGCCCGAGGAGATCCCCGGCCTGACCTGGCCGACCAAGACCTTCGAGGACGCTTTCTCGATCGAGCTGGGCGGCGATCGCGGCCGCATCGACCTGCAATTCTGCGGGCGCGGCCATACCGCCGGCGACATCGTCGCCTGGCACGAGAAGAGCCGGACGCTGTTCGCGGGCGATCTGGTCGAGGCCGAGGCGGCGCTCTACACCGGCGACGCCTTCCACTTCGATTGGTCGTCGGGCACGCTCGACAAGGTCAAGGCCTATCGCTCGGAGAACCTGATCGGCGGGCGCGGCGCGGTGGCCAAGGGCGTCGCGGCGACCGACGCCGCCGTCGAGCAGACCCGCGAATTCCTGAAGGTCATGATCGAGCAGACCGGCGCGGTCCACAAGCGCGGCGGCACGCTGAAGGAGGCGTTCGAGGCGACCCACGCCGCGCTCGGCCCCAAGTTCGGCCGCTGGCCGATCTTCGAGCATTGCCTGCCGTTCGACGTGCAGCGCCTGTGGGATGAGTTCGACGGCATCGACTGGCCGCGCATCTGGACGATGGAGCGCGACCGCGAGGTGTGGGACCTGCTGCAGGGATAA
- a CDS encoding Molecular chaperone-like protein — MREENAGRAIGLDFGTTNTVAAVSRDDGAAELVTFAGEQATGSVFRSALCFWQDEDERGGLGHAAGPWAIADYLDYPQGSRFIQSFKSVAASPLFEQASVFHKRFRFEELGQIFLAHLAAHAGGALDGRGARIVVGRPVDYAGARADPALARERYDQMFAGFGAEVHYVYEPLGAAFSFAARLTEPTTVLVADFGGGTSDFSIVRVAEPEARPRCVPLSSTGVGIAGDRFDSRIVERLVLPLLGKGGSYRSFDKILEIPAGYFSDFSDWSKLALMRNRRTLDELGKLRRSAVEPAAIDRMIAIIENELGYALYDAVGQLKRALSTEEHAGFRFTGGGLDIASEVSRADFESWIAPDIARIETAVDAALLRAGVTPEAIDRVFLTGGSSLIPAIRRSFERRFGEERIGGGGELTSIAHGLALIGQAENIADWAV, encoded by the coding sequence ATGCGGGAGGAAAATGCCGGCCGCGCGATCGGCCTCGATTTCGGCACGACCAACACCGTCGCCGCGGTTTCGCGGGACGACGGGGCGGCGGAACTGGTCACGTTCGCGGGCGAGCAGGCGACCGGGTCGGTGTTCCGCTCGGCGCTCTGCTTCTGGCAGGACGAGGACGAGCGCGGCGGGCTGGGGCATGCGGCGGGGCCCTGGGCGATCGCCGACTATCTCGATTATCCGCAGGGCAGCCGCTTCATCCAGTCGTTCAAGTCGGTTGCCGCCAGTCCGCTGTTCGAACAGGCCTCGGTGTTCCACAAGCGCTTCCGCTTCGAGGAGCTGGGCCAGATATTCCTGGCGCATCTCGCCGCGCATGCGGGCGGGGCGCTCGACGGGCGCGGGGCGCGGATCGTCGTCGGGCGGCCGGTCGACTATGCCGGCGCGCGGGCCGATCCGGCGCTGGCGCGAGAGCGCTACGACCAGATGTTCGCGGGCTTCGGCGCCGAGGTCCATTATGTCTACGAACCGCTCGGCGCCGCGTTCAGCTTCGCCGCGCGGCTGACCGAGCCGACCACCGTGCTGGTCGCCGATTTCGGCGGCGGCACCAGCGACTTCTCGATCGTCCGGGTCGCCGAGCCCGAGGCGCGTCCGCGCTGCGTGCCGCTGAGCTCGACCGGCGTCGGCATCGCCGGGGACCGCTTCGACAGCCGGATCGTCGAGCGGCTGGTGCTGCCGCTGCTCGGCAAGGGCGGCTCCTATCGATCCTTCGACAAGATCCTCGAAATTCCAGCCGGTTATTTCTCGGACTTCTCGGATTGGTCGAAGCTGGCGCTGATGCGCAACCGCCGTACGCTCGACGAGCTGGGCAAGCTGCGCCGCAGCGCGGTCGAGCCGGCGGCGATCGACCGGATGATCGCGATCATCGAGAATGAGCTGGGCTATGCGCTCTACGACGCGGTCGGCCAACTCAAGCGCGCGCTGTCGACCGAGGAGCATGCCGGCTTCCGCTTCACCGGCGGCGGGCTGGACATCGCGAGCGAGGTCAGCCGTGCCGATTTCGAAAGCTGGATCGCCCCCGACATCGCCCGGATCGAAACCGCCGTCGACGCGGCGCTGCTTCGCGCCGGGGTGACGCCGGAGGCGATCGACCGCGTCTTCCTGACCGGCGGCTCGTCGCTGATCCCGGCGATCCGCCGGTCGTTCGAGCGCCGCTTCGGCGAGGAGCGGATCGGCGGGGGCGGCGAGCTGACCTCGATCGCGCACGGCCTCGCGCTGATCGGCCAGGCGGAGAACATCGCCGACTGGGCAGTTTAG
- a CDS encoding dihydrolipoamide dehydrogenase (TIGRFAM: dihydrolipoamide dehydrogenase~PFAM: FAD-dependent pyridine nucleotide-disulphide oxidoreductase; pyridine nucleotide-disulphide oxidoreductase dimerisation region) has product MTEPKTEIVKTRVLVLGGGPGGYVAAIRAGQLGLDTVLVEAGRLGGTCLIRGCIPSKALIHAAEQYAAMAGAATAPRLGISLASPPSLDFAATIGWKDGVVDRLNGGVAALLKRAKVRVIAGHGRFSDARTCHVATAEGGAVTVQAEHIVLATGSEPIELPFLPFGGKVISSTEALSLPAVPKRLAIVGAGYIGLELGIAYRKLGAEVTVVEAADRILPLYDAKLVEPVRRWLDRHGVALHLSARATGQGRDGLLVETAGGEAIELPADNILVTVGRRPVTRGWGLEEMAVAMDGAFVAVDDRCATATRNVWAIGDLVGEPMLAHKASAQGAMVAEIIAGRKRRFDPRAIPAVCFTEPEIVSVGQGPDAPGTITGVFPFAANGRALSMEAGDAGGFVRVVALEAGHRIVGVQAVGLHVSELSAAFAQAIETGAVLEDVEGIIHAHPTLGEAFHEAALKAMGHAIHA; this is encoded by the coding sequence ATGACCGAGCCGAAAACCGAGATTGTGAAGACCAGGGTGCTGGTGCTGGGCGGCGGGCCCGGCGGCTATGTCGCGGCGATCCGGGCCGGCCAGCTCGGCCTCGACACGGTGCTGGTGGAGGCGGGGCGGCTCGGCGGCACCTGCCTGATCCGCGGCTGCATCCCGTCCAAGGCGCTGATCCACGCGGCGGAGCAATATGCGGCGATGGCCGGGGCGGCGACGGCGCCCCGGCTGGGGATCAGCCTCGCTTCGCCGCCGAGCCTCGACTTCGCGGCGACGATCGGCTGGAAGGACGGCGTCGTCGATCGGCTCAACGGCGGCGTCGCCGCGCTGCTCAAGCGGGCGAAGGTGCGGGTGATCGCGGGCCATGGCCGCTTCTCCGACGCCAGGACCTGCCATGTCGCCACCGCCGAGGGCGGCGCGGTGACCGTCCAGGCCGAGCATATCGTCCTCGCGACCGGATCGGAGCCGATCGAGCTGCCCTTCCTGCCGTTCGGCGGCAAGGTGATCTCCTCGACCGAGGCGCTGTCGCTGCCGGCGGTGCCGAAGCGGCTGGCGATCGTCGGCGCGGGCTATATCGGGCTCGAGCTCGGCATCGCCTATCGCAAGCTCGGCGCCGAGGTGACCGTCGTCGAGGCCGCCGACCGCATCCTGCCGCTCTACGACGCGAAGCTGGTCGAGCCGGTTCGCCGCTGGCTGGACAGGCACGGCGTGGCGCTGCACCTCTCCGCCAGGGCGACCGGGCAGGGCAGGGACGGGCTGCTCGTCGAGACGGCGGGCGGCGAGGCGATCGAGCTGCCGGCCGACAATATCCTCGTCACCGTCGGCCGCCGCCCGGTGACCAGGGGCTGGGGGCTGGAGGAGATGGCGGTCGCGATGGACGGCGCGTTCGTCGCGGTCGACGATCGCTGCGCCACCGCCACCCGCAACGTCTGGGCGATCGGCGACCTGGTCGGCGAGCCGATGCTGGCGCACAAGGCGTCGGCACAGGGCGCGATGGTGGCGGAGATCATCGCCGGCCGGAAGCGCCGCTTCGATCCGCGCGCCATCCCGGCGGTCTGCTTCACAGAGCCCGAGATCGTCAGCGTCGGGCAGGGCCCCGATGCGCCCGGCACGATCACCGGCGTCTTCCCCTTCGCCGCCAATGGCCGCGCCCTGTCGATGGAGGCCGGCGACGCGGGCGGCTTCGTCCGCGTCGTCGCGCTGGAGGCCGGGCATCGCATCGTCGGCGTGCAGGCGGTGGGGCTCCATGTCTCCGAGCTGTCGGCGGCCTTCGCCCAGGCGATCGAGACCGGCGCGGTGCTGGAGGACGTCGAAGGCATCATCCATGCGCATCCCACCCTCGGCGAGGCCTTCCACGAAGCCGCGCTCAAGGCTATGGGGCACGCCATCCATGCCTAG
- a CDS encoding branched chain amino acid aminotransferase (TIGRFAM: branched-chain amino acid aminotransferase~PFAM: aminotransferase, class IV) yields the protein MTSQFTILPNAAPTPAEDRAKLLENPGFGRVFTDHMVVVRYVEGKGWHDAEVKARGPLQIDPASAVLHYAQEIFEGMKAYRLDDGLALFRPEANAARFNLSARRMAMPDVPEELFIEAVEQLVRIDRDWVPGGGGSLYLRPFMFANEVFLGVKPSSEYLFMVIASSVGAYFKGGKDSVTVWVSTDYTRAAPGGTGSAKCGGNYAASLLAQKQATEHGCDQVVFLDAAERKWIEELGGMNVFFVMDDGSMVTPPLQGTILPGITRDSIIRLARDEGIAVREEPYSYEQWKADARSGKLVETFACGTAAVVTAIGTVKGDDGEFTIGAGGTGQTTARLRDRLTGIQRGTVADPYGWVRRVG from the coding sequence ATGACGTCCCAGTTCACCATCCTGCCCAACGCGGCGCCGACCCCGGCCGAAGACCGCGCCAAGCTGCTGGAAAATCCCGGCTTCGGCCGCGTCTTCACCGACCATATGGTCGTCGTCCGCTATGTCGAGGGCAAGGGCTGGCACGATGCCGAGGTGAAGGCGCGCGGGCCGCTGCAGATCGATCCGGCGTCGGCGGTGCTCCATTATGCGCAGGAGATCTTCGAGGGGATGAAGGCCTATCGCCTGGACGACGGCCTGGCGCTGTTCCGGCCCGAGGCGAACGCCGCCCGCTTCAACCTGTCGGCGCGCCGCATGGCGATGCCCGACGTGCCCGAGGAGCTGTTCATCGAGGCGGTCGAGCAGCTCGTCCGCATCGACCGCGACTGGGTGCCGGGTGGCGGCGGCAGCCTCTACCTGCGCCCGTTCATGTTCGCGAACGAGGTGTTCCTGGGCGTCAAGCCCTCGTCCGAATATCTGTTCATGGTGATCGCCTCGTCGGTCGGCGCCTATTTCAAGGGCGGCAAGGACTCGGTCACCGTCTGGGTCTCGACCGACTATACCCGCGCCGCGCCGGGCGGCACCGGCAGCGCCAAGTGCGGCGGCAACTATGCCGCCAGCCTCCTCGCCCAGAAGCAGGCGACCGAGCATGGCTGCGACCAGGTCGTCTTCCTCGACGCCGCCGAGCGCAAGTGGATCGAGGAACTGGGCGGCATGAACGTCTTCTTCGTGATGGACGACGGATCGATGGTGACGCCGCCGCTGCAGGGCACGATCCTGCCCGGCATCACCCGCGACTCGATCATCCGCCTGGCGCGCGACGAGGGCATCGCGGTCCGCGAGGAGCCCTATTCCTACGAGCAGTGGAAGGCCGACGCCCGCTCGGGCAAGCTGGTCGAGACCTTCGCCTGCGGCACCGCCGCGGTCGTCACCGCGATCGGCACGGTCAAGGGCGATGACGGCGAGTTCACCATCGGCGCCGGCGGCACCGGCCAGACCACGGCGCGGTTGCGCGACAGGCTGACCGGCATCCAGCGCGGCACCGTCGCCGACCCCTATGGCTGGGTGCGCCGGGTCGGTTGA